CCGGCGCGGGCGCGACGATCGTCGATGCGTGCTGCTCGAGCCGCAGGCGCAGCCAGGCGAGCGCGGCCGCCAGGTAGTTCTCGTTCTGTGTCAGCCACACGGCGTCGCTCATTCGATCGTTACCTTCTGGTCGTCGGCAAATTCCAGCCGCGACGAGGCGCCACGTGCGGCGATCGGCATGCTATCGACTCCATCGACGCGCAGCCGCACGACGTATGTTCCAGGTGCCAGGCCGCTGATCTCGAACTCGCGGCGATCGGTTTCGGCTAGAATGCGCCCGGCCGGCAGCTCGCGGCCAGCGATGAGCAGCGCCACATGCTGGCCGGGCCGGAGCTGCGGCACGCAGCCGATGCTCACGAACAGTTTATCGCCATCGCGCCGGAGCGGGTTGGCCGGCAGCCGCACCTGCGGCGCCAGCACCAGCGGCAGCGCGTTCGAGAGCCGCGCGCGCGCGGTGCTTTCGCCGGGGCTGTGGCGCTCGACCCGCAGCGTCACTGCGTAGAATCCGGCCGGCCAGCGCTCGGCAGCATCCGGGTCATCGGCCGGGTCGGGCAGGTCGCCGGGTGGTTTCGGCAGGCGCACGCGCAGGCTGGTTGGTGTGCCGCCGGGCAGTGGCGCGACTTCGTTCACCACCTCCAGGCGCGGGTTGCTAAACACAACGGTTGGGTTGCTGCCGTCAAGATGATGGCCGAACAGCTCGATCGTATCGCCCAGCTGCGCGTTCGGGCGGCGCGGCGCGCCTTCCAGGCGATCGAGGGTTGGGTAGGGCGGCACCACATCGCCATACACATCGGCGCCACGATCTTCCGCGCCGCGCCGCAGCACCGGCAGCGCCGCGCTTGCGCGCCGCTGGCTCTCGATCAGCACCACCGCCACGTGATACACAGTCGAGATCCGGTACTGGGTCTGGAAGATCGCCCACAGGCGCGACAGATCCTCCAGCGAGATCGGCTGCGCGGTGATGCGCACATGCTCGATCTGCTCGTGCAGATCGCTATCGGGCAGCTCGGCCACTGTGGCCGCGCGCAGCTGATCGGCCGTGAGCAGCGGCGTATCGTGCAAGACGCTCATGGCGCGGCCCAGCAGGCGGTGCGCGAACAGGTCGGGGTCTTGCCCATCGCGCCCGTAGGCCGTCACCAGGTAGAGCAGGTTGAGCGCGAGCGGCGGGAAGCCGCGCCCGTCGGCCCGTATACGCAGCGGCAGATCGGTGTTGCGCAACGCGGCATTCGTGTTAGTTTGGAACATGAACAGGTTCACCTGGTTGCCGGTGAAGCCGTCGCGCGCCCGG
The sequence above is drawn from the Candidatus Kouleothrix ribensis genome and encodes:
- a CDS encoding DUF4255 domain-containing protein; translated protein: MSNDQAIAAVTLTLRSLLDREFNAPLLLPPAPDLSGTRVSVRPPDRARDGFTGNQVNLFMFQTNTNAALRNTDLPLRIRADGRGFPPLALNLLYLVTAYGRDGQDPDLFAHRLLGRAMSVLHDTPLLTADQLRAATVAELPDSDLHEQIEHVRITAQPISLEDLSRLWAIFQTQYRISTVYHVAVVLIESQRRASAALPVLRRGAEDRGADVYGDVVPPYPTLDRLEGAPRRPNAQLGDTIELFGHHLDGSNPTVVFSNPRLEVVNEVAPLPGGTPTSLRVRLPKPPGDLPDPADDPDAAERWPAGFYAVTLRVERHSPGESTARARLSNALPLVLAPQVRLPANPLRRDGDKLFVSIGCVPQLRPGQHVALLIAGRELPAGRILAETDRREFEISGLAPGTYVVRLRVDGVDSMPIAARGASSRLEFADDQKVTIE